A segment of the Chryseobacterium scophthalmum genome:
TTTTGCATTAATTCCCGCCTGTTTTGCGCTGATGAATTCTTTAATGATTTTATTGGAGAATAATTTAAACTCCTGATCTTTCTGAAATTCAGGAACGATATAATGATAATTGGTATCAAACCATTTCGTCATTTCCATTGCGGTAATATCCAATCCATCTTTCTGAAATCCTCTTGCCATCGCAAAATAAAGATCGATTTCAGATCTTTTGAAAGCAATTTCCTGATAACGTTCCGGGATTGCTCCAACCGTTAAGGTCATATCTAAAACCTGATCGTAATACGAAAAATCGTTGCAAGGAATAAGGTCAATTCCTGCTTCCTGCTGCAGTTTCCAGTTGCTTTGAGTGATGGTTTTTCCGACCTCTAATAATTCGTCTAAAACAATTTTGCCTGACCAATATTGCTCGCAGGCTTTTTTGAGTTCTCTGTTGCTACCAATTCGCGGATAGCCAAGAAGATGTGTTTGCATTTCTTTAAAACTTTTAAATTAAATAATGATCTTAAAAGCTCTTCAGGTGCTTCGAAATGCTCTCTTAGAAAGAAGTTTTGTGGAATAGAGTAGATACGGTGAATATGTAATTTTCTGATTAATAATTTTGAAAATTTAAGCAGTTAAGATACATTAAGACACATCAAAGATGTTTTACATAAGTGAACATTTAATAATTTGAGATGGTCAAATTATTAGAACTTAAAATTCTCAAATTCTTAATGCTGATTTTTTTTAACGCAAAGGTTTAATTTAAACTTGAAAAGATTTAAAGAGGCAAAGGTTTTATCAATTTCATTGATTTGATAAAGCTCCTGTATAAACATTAGCTTCATCAGCGACAAGTCGCCATTCTTTGCTCCTTAAAAATAAAAAGCTATCATAAAAAAATCTTTGCGTTTAAAAAAACAATATTAATTTGAAATTTTAACCCAAAATACATTCAAAAGTATCATCTGTAGACCTAAAAACTCCAATTCGCGAGAGCATTGATCATTCGGAACAGGCAGGTCTCCTGACTTGTAACGGTTTTTGTCATCCTTCCCGTTTTTACAGTGGATATTCTCGGACAAAAACTTTTGGTATGTTACTTACAGTTGCGCGACAGCTCGTGATTTTCACACGATTCCCTATTAATTTACTTTACGTAAAACCTTTTCCGTTTGATGAAGTATGTGAAAGAACAATTTCTTTGGTAAAGATAGGGTTAAAGTGAATTGATTGGTTTTAATTTAAAAATAAAGGGTAATGTTCTTTTTATTATGATTATAAAAGAATTTTATTCTTTAAATTTGAAAATTATAATAAAAAAAAGAATATTATTCTGTGGAAAGACTCGACGAAAAGGATCTACAGCTACTAAGGATCCTCCAAAAAAACGCAAAACTGACCGTAAAAGAGTTAGCTAAAGAAGTAAATCTTTCAGCATCACCCGTTTTCGAACGTGTGAAAAGACTGGAACAGGAAGGATATATCAAGCATTATGCTGCTGTTTTGGAAGCTGAGAAACTTAATCGTGGATTTACTGTTTTTTGCCAAATTAAACTCAAAATTCATGACCGTTCTGTAGGAAATCAGTTTGTGGAAGATATTCTGCAGATTGATGAAGTAGCAGAATGTTATAATATTTCAGGCGATTTTGATTTCTTACTAAAGGTTCAGGTAAGAGATATGAAACATTATCAGGATTTTGTTTTTAATAAATTAGGAAGTGTAGATTCTATCGGAAGTACACACAGCACTTTTGTAATGGCGGAAGTGAAGAATATTCATGGAGTGAGTATTTAGAAAACTATATAAATGCGGCTCCTGTTGCCCAATCAATTTTATTTAAAATGTTATAAATTTCATTAGGACATTTTTCACAAACTGTTATAAATCTGAAATCTCTTTCTTTATTTAAAGTATCGAAAGTTTTAAGCTTTGTATTGCAGACTGTGCATTTGCCGTGTTCACTATTGGTATTGATTGTCTTTAGATTTTTAATTTCTTTATTTAAATCATTTACTAAATCCTCAATTATATTAAGGTTTTCTTTAAAATGCAATGCTGAAAACTCTACGAATAACAAACCTTCAAATTCCATTTCCTCAAAAATGATTTTCCGATTATCGAATGTTTCTAAAATATATTTTCTACAATAATTTTTTATTCTGTCTGTGAAAGCCCCTGCCTGAAAGATAAATTCAGAGTCAGGATGATTTATGTCTATCATTTACAAATAATTACTTACTTCAATCAAATTCAAATCCGGATCTCTAAAATACACAGATTTTATTTTTCCTAAAGCTCCGGTTCTGTCAACAATTCCTTCGATAATTTCAATGTTTTTCTGTTTTAATTCTTCCAAAACTTCGTGAATATCCGTTTCAGAAATAAAACATAAATCTGCCGAACCGGAAGTCGGATATTCAGCTTTTGGCTCAAATTCTTTTCCTTTTTGATGAAGGTTTATTTTCTGATTTCCGAAAGTCAATGCTTTTCTGTTATCTCCAAATGTTACAACTTCAAAACCTAAAATGTTGGTGTAGAAATTTATGGTTTTATCAATATCAGCGACAGTTAAAATAAGGTGGTCTATATTGTTTATTTTCATTTTTTAAATTTTAAAACTCCCTTTTCATAAATATATTCAGTATCATTATTTTTAATCTTAATGTCTTCATTTCCGGGTTTTAGCAAAAGAGAATCAGAATCAAACTTAAAATGAATAGCGTTTTTCTTTTCGTAAATTTTAAGAACTTCAGTCATTGATGTTTCCATATCAAAAGGCTCTAGATCAATATTTCCAACGTATTTTACAGAATTGTTTTCAAGCAGAAAAACTTCGCCACCGAAAAAATATTCAAAAGCTAATTGACAGACGATGAGTATTTTGTTGTCAGAATTGTTCTTGTAAAAATGAGGTTGGTACAGATATGTATCTCCGCCACCTTGTCCTTTAAAAATGATCTCATTTTTATTATTCAAAACCAAAAGTCTTTGTCCGTTATCTTTTTCTGTATCGGGAGCAACTGTTTTGCCGTCTACAGGATTATAATATCCCGTCACAAATTTGGTCTGATCGTAAGAATAAGAGCTTATTACCTCAAATCCTTTTATCTTCACATTAGAAATACTGTCTGGTTTAAATTCTAAGTAATCAATTTCTGGATCTGAAATTTTCACATCAATATTTACATTTTCTGGTTTAGAACTTTGAACTGATGAGGATTTTTCAGATTCTTTAGTGCAATGAACTAAAGTTAATGAGCATAATAAAATTGCGAAATATGTTTTCATTTTTATTTGATCAATTTTTGTGTTTTTTCAATTTTAAAAGCCGAAAAAATAATTAAAACAGTGTTGAAAAGTACTAAGTAAAATCCAACTTTAAGCTGATTAAAATCTTCAAGAACTTTAGATGTATAAAAAAGAATCATCGAAATTATCAAAAATAATATATTCAAAATTCCTAAAATCTTAATCAATCGAACTCGTTTAAAAAAGGAAAAAACAAGCATGCAAATTGTTGAAATTAAAATAAGCAAAAGACTTAGCAAGGCATAAAATGATTGATCAGAAAATACCGAAGAATCTAATTTTGTATCCTTATTTACAAAACCTAAATCTAGTAATCCATAAAAACTGTAAGTAGATTTTTCTTTACTTTCCTCAATATTTTCTTTTCGGTCATCAAGCGCTTTTTGCAAAAGTTTTTCGCTGTTAGCTTTAGACACACTATTTTTAGGTATAACTTCTGATATCACCGGATTCAATTTTTCAATAGATGAGTTTGAACAGGTGCGTAAAAAGGGAAGGCAAAACAATAAAAAGCTTAGTAAAATTAGGGTTCTTAGAGTAAAGGTGTTTTTCATTGAGGTTATTTGGTTTATTCTATATCAATATAGCAAAATGATAAATTTACGTTTGAATAAATTATTTCAAACTACGATTAGTGTGATAGATCGATGCGAGTTCTTCGGTAGGGATTCTAATTGAATTTACATCATAAATATTGAAGTTTATCGACTGATGATCTTCATAAGTTTCAGCATAAAAAACTAGTGCATATTTATTATTTCTAAAATAAATCGGCTTTGAAAAACTATAAACAATAGAACACATCAATTTTTGTTCTTTAGTTGGGAAATCTTGCGTCAAATTACGATTGATGTTTAACTCTTTAAAATAAACAGCTTTTGAATTTGGAAATAAATGATCATTCCACAAAAAAGTTTTTAACTTATTTAATTCTGAAATAAGATATTCCCGCTCACATCTAGAAATAGAAAAGTAATTCTTCTTACCATGATCTTTTTCGAACTTATTTGTTTTCGTTAAAATTTCTATAGCTTGATCAATTGATTCACCATCAATATCTTTTGTATAATATAAACTGTCACATTTTACATTTCCATGACTTTCTCTACTCTTCATTTCTAAAGGGATATCAAAATAATCGAACTTTTCTTGACTTGAAAATAAATTAAAACTTAAAAATAAAATGATTAAAATAAATTTTTGTTTCATTTTTTCTGCAATTAGTTTGATCTATTCAGTATCAATATACGTCAGTTTTGCCCCTTTAATAAATTCCTCTAAAGAAATATCTTTCGTAGATTTATCGTTCATCAATTCAAAAAGATAGGTTGAGGTTGTATTTAATCGAATGTCTTTTAGTGAAACTTTAAATCTCTTTGTTTTTATGTTTGAATTAAAAAAAGTCAGTTCAGAAGTATTGCTCAGCTTGATATTATTCACATCAAAAGAAGCTTTTGGGTCTTTCTGAAGCTTTAAAAACCTTTTCTGTGTTTTATCGGTCGACTCATCCAGAAACTTCTGCATTTGATAATCAGTTAAAAGCTGCGGATAAATCAGACCTTCTTTTAGAATTGTAGCCGTGATCTTATCGCCTTTATCATAATAAACTGTTTTATTATCAAACTGTATCAAATTATCTTTTACAACAATTTTGCCTGCAAATTTTTTATAATTTTTCTTTTTATAATCGGTTTTAAAATGCTCAACGATGGCAGCATCTTTCGTGCTCAATTTTTCATTTTTCTGGGCAAAAAAATTGGAAGAAAGCAATAGTGAAAGACCAATTGTGAATATAAATTTCATAATACTTTAGATTTTTGGATTTAAATATTTACAGAATATTTTTCAGACGAAGATGCTGTAAAAGCATAATGGTTTTGGCGTCTTTTATTTCGCCCTTGTCGATCATAGAAAGAGTTTCGTCAAACTCCAGCTGCAAAACTTCGATGTTTTCGCCTTCTTCTTCCAATCCGCCACCTTCGTTTATTTTCATATCATCAGAATATTCGGCGATAAAAAAATGCAGAATTTCTGTAACAGATCCAGGTGACATATAAGCTTCAAATATTTTTTCAACTTTCGAAATTTTATAACCCGTTTCTTCTTCAGTTTCTCTTTTAATACAATCTTCGGGATTATCGTTGTCTAAAAGTCCGGCACAAGCTTCAATCAACATTCCGTCCGGATTTCCGTTGATGTACGTCGGAAGACGAAATTGTTTCGTTAAAATTACATTTTTAGTATGCGTGTTGTACAGTAAAATAACGGCTCCGTTTCCTCTGTCATAAGCTTCCCGGCTTTGGGTTTCGGTGTGTCCATTTTCTTTTTTTATATTGAAAGTTACCTTCTTTAAAGTGTACCAGTTATCTGATAAAATCTCTGTTTTCTCGATACTTACATTCGTCTCTTGCATTCTATATTGTATATCTTTTTATTTATTAAATTAATTCTTTCAATGTATTACTTGGTTATCAAAGTTTTGTCTTTTATTAATTTGTCATTCCGACGAAGGAGGAATCTATTAACTATTAAAAGATTCTTCATTCCACTTCGTTTCATTCAGAATGAAAAGTAATTTATACCAATTAATATTGAAAATCATTTACTTTTTCAGCAAATCTTCCAAAGCCATTTTCAAATCAGGAAACTGAAATTCAAAACCTACTTTTTCTATTTTCTCTGATGAAGCTCTAGAACCTTCCAGCAAAGCATCTGCCAATTCTCCAAATATCAATTTTAAAATAAATGATGGAACATTCGGCATAAATAAAGGTTTGTTTAAAACCTTCGCAATTAATTTCGTCAAATTTTCATTTGTTGTATGTTGTGGCGCTGAAGCATTATAAGAGCCTTCAATTTCAGGATTTTTTAAAGCAAATTCATAGATCGAGCAAATATCATCAATATGAATCCACGGCATATATTGTTTTCCGCTTCCAAGTGGCGATCCAATTCCGAATTGTATTGGAGTTTTCATTTTTGCCAAAGCACCTTCATTTTTAGAAAGAACAACGGCGGTTCTTATTTTTACCACTCGTTCTGAGATATTTTGCTCTTTAAATTCATCAGCAGCTTTTTCCCAAACCACGACAACTTCACTCAGAAAGTCATTTCCGGGAGCATCGTTTTCAATGAAAATTTTATCTGTAGTTTTTGTTCCGTAAAAATTAATTCCGGAAGCTGAAATAAATGATTTTAGCTTTAAATTTTTCTTTTGTAGGGTATTTAAAATCAATTTAGCAGAATCTACACGACTCGAAATCAATTCTTTTTTTCGGTCTTCTGTCCAGCGTTTTTCAGAAATATTGGCTCCTGCAAGATGAATGATATTGCTTACGTTTTCAAAAGCATTTTCGTCAACAATCTGGTTTTCAAGATCCCATTCAAATTCGTTTTCAGCTTCTTTCTTGCGGGTTAAAAACCGTATGGAATATTGATTTTCCAGTTTTTTTGAAAGCACTCTTGCAATGGCTCCGCTTGCACCGGTGATTAACACAATTTCTTTCATTATGCTTTTTTAGATTAATTTTTTACAATGAGAACATAATCTTCTTCAAGAATTTTATAGCCGTGATCGTAAATAAACTTATATTCCGAACCGTTTTTATACACTTTTATATTGGTGAAATAATTAAAATCAAAACCTAAGCCATCGAGTTTAGATTTTGGAATTTTAGTTTTTCCGTCGATATTTATTTCATTCAGAATGCGGTAGTTTTTACGGAGTTTATTATTCACATTCCGCATCAGGTTGCTCGAATCTTTATTTTGCTTATTGTTGTAAGCATTTCTACATGCATCATTGCAGAATTTTTTATCAGATCTTCCAATGATTTTTTCGCCGCATTCTATACATTCCATATTCTTTAATTTTTCAAATTGTGTCTATGTCTTT
Coding sequences within it:
- a CDS encoding Lrp/AsnC family transcriptional regulator, encoding MERLDEKDLQLLRILQKNAKLTVKELAKEVNLSASPVFERVKRLEQEGYIKHYAAVLEAEKLNRGFTVFCQIKLKIHDRSVGNQFVEDILQIDEVAECYNISGDFDFLLKVQVRDMKHYQDFVFNKLGSVDSIGSTHSTFVMAEVKNIHGVSI
- a CDS encoding VOC family protein, translating into MKINNIDHLILTVADIDKTINFYTNILGFEVVTFGDNRKALTFGNQKINLHQKGKEFEPKAEYPTSGSADLCFISETDIHEVLEELKQKNIEIIEGIVDRTGALGKIKSVYFRDPDLNLIEVSNYL
- the nudK gene encoding GDP-mannose pyrophosphatase NudK, whose product is MQETNVSIEKTEILSDNWYTLKKVTFNIKKENGHTETQSREAYDRGNGAVILLYNTHTKNVILTKQFRLPTYINGNPDGMLIEACAGLLDNDNPEDCIKRETEEETGYKISKVEKIFEAYMSPGSVTEILHFFIAEYSDDMKINEGGGLEEEGENIEVLQLEFDETLSMIDKGEIKDAKTIMLLQHLRLKNIL
- a CDS encoding TIGR01777 family oxidoreductase — encoded protein: MKEIVLITGASGAIARVLSKKLENQYSIRFLTRKKEAENEFEWDLENQIVDENAFENVSNIIHLAGANISEKRWTEDRKKELISSRVDSAKLILNTLQKKNLKLKSFISASGINFYGTKTTDKIFIENDAPGNDFLSEVVVVWEKAADEFKEQNISERVVKIRTAVVLSKNEGALAKMKTPIQFGIGSPLGSGKQYMPWIHIDDICSIYEFALKNPEIEGSYNASAPQHTTNENLTKLIAKVLNKPLFMPNVPSFILKLIFGELADALLEGSRASSEKIEKVGFEFQFPDLKMALEDLLKK
- a CDS encoding DUF2116 family Zn-ribbon domain-containing protein; translated protein: MECIECGEKIIGRSDKKFCNDACRNAYNNKQNKDSSNLMRNVNNKLRKNYRILNEINIDGKTKIPKSKLDGLGFDFNYFTNIKVYKNGSEYKFIYDHGYKILEEDYVLIVKN